One genomic window of bacterium includes the following:
- a CDS encoding N-acyl homoserine lactonase family protein: MGLRPGTWRIKAVDTGSSVIENSIITYLRNFGKAIKIPRVMWIIEGESTIVVDASVRRGGTSHEFIGEQFERSPQQEPEAALRLAGVDLKDVEHVILTHLHWDHAGNCDLFPEARLWAQAEEFRYALAPGRFFRKSFLAPLSGWEYPPPFLLPNLDFVEGETELLPGIRLLPVPGHTPGSQAVLVDTEDGIYAIAGDAVMCYENLELDVPPGFHVQVDHSMESMDLLRRRAARVLPSHDYRVFNGGPVAEFPGPAGSVGRT; encoded by the coding sequence ATGGGCCTCAGACCTGGGACCTGGCGCATCAAGGCCGTCGACACGGGGTCGTCGGTGATCGAGAACTCGATCATCACCTACCTTCGTAACTTCGGTAAGGCGATCAAGATCCCGCGGGTGATGTGGATCATCGAGGGCGAGAGCACGATCGTTGTCGACGCCAGCGTCCGGCGGGGTGGCACCTCACACGAGTTCATCGGCGAGCAGTTCGAACGTTCTCCCCAGCAGGAGCCTGAGGCCGCTCTGCGCCTGGCGGGTGTCGATCTCAAAGACGTCGAGCACGTGATCCTCACGCATCTCCACTGGGACCACGCCGGCAACTGCGACCTCTTCCCGGAGGCCCGTCTTTGGGCCCAGGCGGAAGAATTCCGTTACGCGCTGGCGCCCGGCCGTTTCTTCCGCAAGTCGTTCCTCGCCCCGCTGTCGGGCTGGGAGTACCCGCCGCCATTCCTGCTGCCCAACCTCGATTTCGTCGAGGGAGAGACCGAGCTGCTGCCCGGCATCCGGCTGCTTCCCGTGCCCGGCCATACGCCCGGCTCGCAGGCCGTCCTGGTCGACACCGAGGACGGCATCTACGCCATCGCCGGCGACGCCGTGATGTGCTACGAGAACCTCGAGCTGGACGTTCCTCCGGGCTTCCACGTGCAGGTCGACCACTCGATGGAATCGATGGACCTCCTTCGGCGCCGGGCGGCCAGGGTGCTGCCCTCGCATGACTACAGGGTGTTCAACGGCGGGCCGGTGGCCGAGTTCCCAGGTCCGGCCGGCAGCGTTGGACGCACGTAG
- a CDS encoding DUF2236 domain-containing protein: MGSGAARDLNVLEPLARAFERSVPERPADHGLFGPRSLVWRVHRDRTFPLAGVRSLMIQALHPLAMAGVVQHSDWRRDPYGRLAATSGYLLTVTYGATADAQAAAARVRAVHTHVRGVDEVTGRAYSADDPALLLWIHAALVDSILSVVQRYGRALDAAGADRYVAEMVRFAEIVGVPAGMVPDSVAALRGYIESVDLLQAAPAARDAIAVVLDPPGLDEELRELWRDFGQVAVGTLPAWARAMYGFDLPPGELLEREPVRQLIGALDFAFESLPGVLEARRRIELRMRA, translated from the coding sequence ATGGGCTCTGGGGCCGCCCGTGATCTCAACGTGCTGGAACCGCTGGCGCGCGCGTTCGAGCGCTCGGTCCCGGAGCGGCCGGCGGATCACGGGCTGTTCGGGCCCCGCAGTCTGGTGTGGCGGGTGCACCGCGACCGCACGTTTCCACTCGCCGGCGTGCGCTCGCTGATGATCCAAGCGCTCCATCCGCTGGCCATGGCCGGCGTCGTTCAGCACAGCGACTGGAGGCGCGACCCGTATGGGCGCCTGGCGGCCACGAGCGGCTACCTGCTCACGGTCACCTACGGGGCGACCGCCGACGCTCAGGCCGCCGCTGCTCGGGTGCGCGCCGTGCACACGCACGTGCGGGGCGTGGACGAGGTGACCGGCCGTGCGTACAGCGCGGACGACCCGGCCCTCCTGCTCTGGATACACGCCGCACTGGTCGATTCGATCCTGTCCGTCGTGCAGCGGTACGGCCGTGCCCTGGATGCGGCCGGCGCGGACCGCTACGTCGCCGAGATGGTGCGCTTCGCGGAGATCGTGGGCGTCCCGGCCGGGATGGTCCCGGACAGCGTCGCAGCGCTGCGCGGATACATCGAATCGGTGGACCTGCTGCAGGCGGCCCCCGCGGCCCGCGATGCGATTGCCGTCGTCCTGGATCCACCCGGGCTCGATGAGGAGCTTCGCGAACTCTGGCGCGACTTCGGGCAGGTGGCGGTCGGCACCTTGCCGGCGTGGGCCCGCGCCATGTATGGCTTCGACCTGCCGCCTGGCGAGCTGCTGGAGCGGGAGCCCGTCCGCCAGCTGATCGGCGCGCTCGACTTCGCGTTCGAATCTCTACCGGGCGTCCTCGAGGCCCGCCGGCGCATCGAGCTCCGCATGCGCGCATGA
- a CDS encoding ABC transporter ATP-binding protein codes for MAAIELRHLSRAFGPITAVKDLSIQVADATLLCLLGPSGSGKTTTMRMIAGLETPDRGEIRLGDRNITRLEPRDRRIGMMFQGYALYPHMSVRDNIAYPLRVRGTGRDERNRRVQEVAAMLGIEHLLDRAVAQTSGGQQQRAALARAIVQRPELYLLDEPISALDAVLRTTMRGEIKRLQRMLATTTIVVTHDQLDALSMADVIAVLKDGDLQQLGTPEEVFERPANTFVARFLGEPQMNLLHGRLEAAGDHLTVTVLDQPLEVTPAAAASLRAGGDRHVLVGIRPRAVRVHRTPAAGLMPATVYVAAPEGSRVIYEFQLGEHLFKVEADPELRLDMEDRVFLELRPETLHFFAAEDDIGRRIA; via the coding sequence GTGGCAGCGATAGAGCTGCGGCATCTGTCGCGTGCGTTCGGGCCTATCACGGCCGTCAAAGATCTTTCCATCCAGGTCGCCGACGCAACCTTGCTCTGCCTGCTCGGACCATCCGGCAGCGGGAAGACGACGACCATGCGAATGATCGCCGGCCTCGAGACGCCCGACCGGGGCGAGATCCGGCTGGGGGATCGAAACATCACCCGTCTCGAGCCCCGCGACCGGCGCATCGGCATGATGTTCCAGGGCTACGCGCTCTACCCCCACATGTCGGTGCGGGACAACATCGCGTATCCCCTTCGGGTGCGTGGCACCGGGCGGGACGAGCGCAACCGGCGCGTCCAGGAGGTGGCCGCCATGCTGGGCATCGAGCATCTGCTCGACCGCGCCGTTGCTCAGACCTCGGGCGGCCAGCAGCAGCGCGCCGCGCTGGCGCGCGCCATCGTCCAACGGCCCGAGCTGTACCTCTTGGACGAGCCCATCTCGGCACTCGACGCGGTGCTGCGAACCACCATGCGGGGCGAGATCAAGCGGCTTCAGAGGATGCTTGCCACGACCACCATCGTGGTTACCCACGACCAGCTCGATGCGCTTTCGATGGCCGACGTCATCGCCGTCCTGAAAGACGGCGACCTGCAGCAGCTGGGGACCCCCGAGGAGGTCTTCGAGCGGCCGGCCAACACCTTCGTCGCCCGATTCCTCGGCGAACCTCAAATGAACCTTCTACACGGCCGTCTCGAAGCGGCCGGAGATCACCTGACCGTGACGGTCCTGGATCAGCCGCTGGAAGTGACCCCCGCGGCCGCTGCCAGCCTGCGTGCCGGAGGCGACCGGCATGTGCTGGTCGGGATCCGTCCGCGCGCGGTGCGAGTCCACCGGACGCCCGCCGCCGGCCTGATGCCGGCGACCGTCTACGTGGCTGCCCCCGAAGGCTCCCGCGTGATCTATGAGTTCCAACTCGGCGAGCACCTGTTCAAGGTGGAGGCCGACCCAGAGCTGCGACTGGATATGGAGGACCGCGTCTTTCTCGAGCTGCGGCCGGAGACGCTCCACTTCTTCGCAGCGGAGGACGACATCGGCCGCCGCATCGCCTAA
- a CDS encoding SDR family oxidoreductase, whose protein sequence is MKLEKKVAIVTGGGSGIGRATCLRFSEEGASLVVVDQNAGAAEKVVGEIRAAGGAAHALGGDVSAPETNRRMVAEAVSRFGGLDILVNNAAAVLQREVVDMSDEEWDRMIRVDLYGPFYGSREAARQMVSQGRGGRILHTSSLLALQSRSLQAAYSAAKAGLIGFTRSLAIELGRHAITVNCVLPGHIRTPLTEPMFTPPIQKAFEDRIPLGQLGRPEWIAGVFTFLASDDGRYVTGEAITADGGFTISGELPGVEFGPTSQEVSK, encoded by the coding sequence ATGAAGCTTGAGAAAAAGGTCGCGATAGTCACAGGCGGAGGGTCCGGCATCGGCCGCGCGACCTGCCTGCGCTTCTCCGAGGAGGGGGCGTCGCTGGTCGTGGTCGATCAGAACGCCGGGGCGGCGGAGAAGGTGGTGGGGGAGATCCGAGCCGCCGGCGGCGCGGCGCACGCGTTGGGCGGCGACGTCTCCGCCCCCGAAACCAACCGGCGCATGGTCGCCGAGGCGGTGAGCAGGTTCGGTGGCCTTGACATTCTCGTCAACAATGCGGCGGCCGTGCTGCAACGCGAGGTGGTCGACATGTCCGACGAGGAGTGGGACCGCATGATCCGCGTCGACCTGTATGGGCCCTTCTACGGTTCGCGCGAGGCAGCTCGGCAGATGGTCAGTCAGGGCCGGGGCGGCCGCATACTGCACACCTCCTCGCTGCTCGCGCTGCAGAGCCGCAGCCTCCAGGCGGCCTACTCCGCCGCCAAAGCCGGACTGATCGGTTTCACGCGCTCACTGGCGATCGAATTGGGCCGCCACGCGATCACCGTCAACTGCGTCCTGCCAGGCCACATTCGCACGCCGCTCACCGAGCCGATGTTCACCCCGCCGATCCAGAAGGCCTTCGAAGACCGGATCCCGCTCGGACAGCTGGGCCGGCCGGAATGGATCGCGGGGGTGTTCACCTTTCTGGCCTCCGATGACGGCCGTTACGTCACCGGCGAGGCGATAACGGCCGATGGCGGATTCACCATCTCCGGCGAGCTCCCCGGCGTCGAATTCGGACCCACCAGCCAGGAGGTCAGCAAATAA
- a CDS encoding LacI family transcriptional regulator, whose product MDGGGAYRRPTITDVARRARVSAATVSYVLNDRPGVGEASRRRVLAAAEVLGYRRNRLARGLRDGRSHVLGLLLANIANPFYPEIAAGVIAVAADSGYQVFVSHTGEDQAQQRREVEALSDHGCDGLIFTSVIEADRELLRHLMQAGPPFVQAVRRVRGIRADYVGIDNRAAGRDVILHLAAMGHTDIALIAGPPASSASRGRYEGMREALKESGLALPAGRFTESALTREAGYQAATSLLQSRKRPTAIACGNDMIALGAIDAAIEAGVRMPAEMAVTGFDDMSFASSRMVNLTTISQPLREIGATAVELLRGRLRDPSRPPQEVILPHQLIVRGSSSTSPAGARPAVRRQRRG is encoded by the coding sequence ATGGATGGGGGAGGAGCTTACAGACGTCCGACCATCACCGACGTCGCGCGCCGCGCCCGCGTGTCGGCGGCGACGGTGTCCTATGTCCTGAACGACCGGCCGGGCGTCGGTGAGGCGTCCAGGCGGCGGGTGCTCGCGGCGGCGGAGGTCCTCGGGTATCGCCGTAACCGTCTGGCACGAGGATTGCGCGACGGCCGAAGCCACGTCCTGGGCCTGCTGCTGGCCAACATCGCCAACCCCTTTTACCCCGAGATCGCAGCCGGCGTCATCGCCGTCGCCGCCGACTCCGGCTACCAGGTGTTCGTGAGCCATACCGGTGAGGACCAGGCCCAGCAACGGCGCGAGGTGGAGGCGCTCAGCGACCACGGGTGTGACGGTCTGATCTTCACGTCGGTGATCGAGGCCGACCGTGAGTTGCTGCGCCACCTGATGCAGGCCGGTCCGCCCTTCGTGCAGGCGGTGCGGCGGGTCCGCGGGATCCGGGCCGACTACGTGGGCATCGACAACCGGGCCGCCGGCCGCGATGTCATCCTCCACCTGGCCGCCATGGGCCACACCGACATCGCTTTGATCGCCGGCCCGCCGGCCTCATCCGCCAGTCGCGGGCGATACGAAGGCATGCGGGAAGCCCTCAAGGAATCCGGCCTGGCCCTGCCCGCGGGCAGATTCACCGAGAGCGCCCTCACCCGTGAGGCCGGCTACCAGGCGGCGACCTCGCTACTGCAAAGCCGCAAGCGTCCCACGGCGATCGCATGCGGCAACGACATGATCGCCCTGGGCGCCATCGATGCGGCGATCGAGGCCGGCGTTCGCATGCCGGCCGAGATGGCCGTCACCGGGTTCGACGACATGTCGTTCGCGTCGTCTCGGATGGTGAACCTGACCACCATCTCCCAGCCGCTCCGGGAGATCGGGGCCACCGCGGTCGAGCTGTTGCGCGGTCGCCTTCGCGACCCGTCCCGACCTCCGCAGGAGGTGATCCTGCCCCACCAGCTCATCGTCCGGGGCAGCAGCTCGACGTCGCCTGCCGGCGCTCGCCCGGCGGTGAGGCGCCAGCGCCGGGGCTGA
- a CDS encoding carbohydrate ABC transporter permease, with translation MAGGATERPGASLWISRFGLALGLVFFLFPIYWMLVTSVKPPSEWLTNPPLFAPSRLYWANYTDALFDQGGLKGLMDSAVVSISATAIGMLVGTLAAYSLARYRTGGGNLSFFILSVLFMPPVAIGIPMFLFWSTLGLVDTYAALVVQYLLFTVPFTTWVMKGFFEDLPPELEESALVNGAGRLRAFFEIALPNVRPALVATTLFAFIFSWNEFTFAVLLSRGRVTTLPFILPTLMESHYVLWGDIAAIASVGALPVIVIAFALRRYLVRGLSFGAIRSR, from the coding sequence ATGGCGGGCGGCGCGACGGAGCGGCCCGGCGCGTCGCTGTGGATCTCCCGGTTCGGGTTGGCGCTCGGGCTGGTCTTCTTCCTGTTTCCCATCTACTGGATGCTCGTGACCTCGGTCAAGCCTCCCAGCGAGTGGTTGACCAACCCGCCTCTGTTTGCTCCCTCCCGCCTCTATTGGGCCAACTACACGGATGCGCTCTTCGACCAGGGCGGCCTGAAGGGGCTGATGGACAGCGCCGTGGTGTCGATCAGCGCCACCGCGATCGGGATGCTCGTGGGGACGCTGGCTGCATACAGCCTCGCCCGCTACCGCACAGGGGGCGGCAATCTCTCCTTCTTCATCCTGAGCGTGCTCTTCATGCCGCCCGTGGCCATCGGCATCCCGATGTTCCTGTTCTGGTCCACCCTGGGGCTCGTCGACACCTACGCCGCCCTCGTGGTGCAGTACCTGCTCTTCACCGTGCCGTTCACCACCTGGGTCATGAAGGGCTTCTTCGAGGACCTTCCACCGGAATTGGAGGAGTCGGCTCTGGTCAACGGCGCCGGCCGGCTGCGTGCCTTTTTCGAGATCGCGCTGCCCAACGTCCGGCCCGCCCTCGTCGCCACCACACTTTTCGCGTTCATCTTCAGCTGGAACGAATTCACCTTCGCGGTGCTGCTCTCGCGAGGCCGCGTCACGACCCTTCCCTTCATCTTGCCGACACTCATGGAGTCGCACTACGTGCTCTGGGGAGACATCGCGGCGATCGCCAGCGTCGGCGCCCTGCCGGTGATCGTCATCGCCTTTGCCCTACGGCGGTACCTGGTCCGTGGGCTTTCGTTCGGAGCTATCAGATCTCGCTAG
- a CDS encoding extracellular solute-binding protein translates to MGTPTVSRRQFMSGSAKVGAAIAVGSASLAAFLEACQSGSGGGAEASTIAVEVDEGQNANPFTWLNATMGSKFSVQTKTVGLPFVGQYEKIVSEMITRSNVYDVLVFPPQMLGDFAAKGFLAPLGDLLNESDLKLDDILPAYREPGMKRNGKLYAAPYDGDLLQVAYRKDLFDKAGIKQAPATWDDFLGIARELHNPPTQFGNAFYGQRGFCYAWFINIFAANGGQWFDADMKPGIAGDAGVKALEMMLELKRYSPPNILQIGYPELNEVYLGGSTAMVVQWDDLALKAEDATKSKVVGMNAYAACPVRSYMPYSRVMAVSAFSQNPHNSAKVIQYMNSSEAQVQFDYDPNCGEDPCRLSVLDPALVKDHTGKPTMPAAQATSYVNAIKDGLKAGYPELSITGGPRYLDILDLKINEALAGNSSPADALKACAGEWDSITTSLGKDNQVKAYADWIQAFHTAGVQY, encoded by the coding sequence ATGGGAACTCCGACCGTCAGTCGCCGGCAATTCATGTCCGGCAGCGCCAAGGTGGGCGCCGCGATCGCTGTGGGCAGCGCTTCGCTCGCCGCGTTTCTCGAGGCTTGCCAGAGCGGTAGCGGTGGTGGCGCCGAGGCCTCGACGATAGCCGTCGAGGTCGATGAAGGCCAGAACGCCAACCCCTTCACGTGGCTCAACGCCACCATGGGCTCCAAGTTCAGCGTTCAAACCAAGACGGTTGGACTGCCGTTCGTCGGCCAGTACGAAAAGATCGTCTCCGAGATGATCACCCGCAGCAACGTCTACGACGTCCTGGTCTTCCCGCCCCAGATGCTCGGGGACTTTGCGGCCAAGGGTTTCCTGGCGCCCCTCGGTGACCTCCTCAACGAGTCGGACCTGAAGTTGGACGACATTCTGCCGGCATATCGCGAACCGGGCATGAAGCGAAACGGCAAGCTCTATGCCGCCCCCTACGACGGCGACCTGCTCCAGGTCGCCTACCGGAAGGACCTCTTCGACAAAGCCGGCATCAAGCAGGCGCCGGCCACGTGGGATGACTTCCTCGGCATCGCCAGGGAGCTGCACAACCCCCCGACCCAGTTCGGCAATGCTTTCTACGGCCAGCGCGGCTTCTGCTACGCCTGGTTCATCAACATCTTCGCGGCCAACGGCGGCCAGTGGTTCGATGCGGACATGAAGCCGGGGATCGCGGGCGACGCCGGGGTGAAGGCGCTGGAGATGATGCTCGAGCTGAAGCGGTACTCGCCTCCGAACATCCTCCAGATCGGGTACCCGGAGTTGAACGAGGTCTATCTCGGCGGTTCGACGGCCATGGTCGTCCAGTGGGACGACCTGGCGTTGAAAGCTGAGGATGCGACCAAGAGCAAGGTCGTGGGCATGAACGCTTACGCAGCGTGCCCGGTGCGCAGCTACATGCCGTACTCACGGGTGATGGCGGTTTCGGCTTTCTCCCAGAACCCGCACAACTCGGCCAAGGTCATCCAGTACATGAACTCGTCCGAGGCTCAGGTCCAGTTCGACTACGACCCGAACTGCGGCGAGGATCCCTGCCGGCTCTCGGTTCTCGACCCCGCACTGGTCAAGGACCACACCGGCAAGCCGACGATGCCGGCGGCGCAGGCCACCAGCTACGTCAACGCCATCAAGGACGGCCTCAAGGCCGGTTACCCGGAGCTCTCCATCACGGGCGGGCCGCGCTACCTGGACATCCTCGATCTCAAGATCAACGAGGCCCTGGCCGGCAACTCGAGCCCGGCCGACGCGCTCAAGGCGTGCGCCGGCGAGTGGGACAGCATCACCACGTCCCTCGGCAAGGACAACCAGGTCAAGGCCTATGCCGACTGGATCCAGGCGTTCCACACCGCAGGCGTCCAGTACTGA
- a CDS encoding sugar ABC transporter permease: MPTGSRRSTPQASSTETRILVTTKRLRLRRLRAGGKWSGGRLFALLTATPATVLLVALSVFPLLYSLWLSLTDSSLLSTQAPRFTGVANYVTILGDHLFWTSLGVTAVFALSVVTVQLAVGIGLAMALHRLKRAQQVLATVLLMPSILSPSVASFQWRQLFNYNSGVLNYALQKLGLPLQGWTADPHLALPSLVVVDFWEWTPFMMLLLFAGLQSIPPQVFEAARVDGSTGWQIFRFQILPLLRRVIAIAVILRLIAAFKVFDVIYVLTQGGPGSITESLAYYTYVQGFRYFTVGYSAALSFVSLVLVLVLAKLILGYMERPAVRTSFRAAR; this comes from the coding sequence ATGCCGACTGGATCCAGGCGTTCCACACCGCAGGCGTCCAGTACTGAGACCCGCATCTTGGTGACGACCAAGCGCTTGCGGCTGCGACGGTTGCGGGCCGGCGGGAAGTGGTCGGGAGGGCGGTTGTTCGCCCTCCTGACCGCGACCCCCGCCACTGTGCTGCTCGTCGCGCTGAGCGTCTTTCCGTTGCTCTACTCGCTGTGGCTTTCGCTCACCGATTCGTCCCTGCTTTCGACCCAGGCCCCTCGGTTCACGGGTGTGGCGAACTACGTCACCATCCTGGGCGATCATCTCTTCTGGACCAGTCTCGGGGTGACGGCGGTATTCGCGCTCTCGGTCGTGACGGTCCAGCTGGCGGTCGGCATCGGGCTGGCGATGGCGCTCCACCGGCTCAAACGCGCTCAGCAGGTCCTGGCCACCGTGCTGCTGATGCCCAGCATCCTTTCTCCCTCGGTGGCCTCTTTCCAATGGCGGCAGCTCTTCAACTACAACTCGGGCGTGCTCAACTACGCCCTCCAAAAGCTTGGCCTGCCGCTCCAGGGCTGGACGGCCGATCCACACCTGGCTCTGCCGTCGCTTGTCGTCGTCGACTTCTGGGAGTGGACGCCATTCATGATGCTGCTCCTGTTCGCGGGGCTGCAGTCGATTCCGCCCCAGGTGTTCGAGGCGGCACGTGTCGACGGTTCCACCGGCTGGCAGATCTTTCGCTTCCAGATCCTGCCCCTGCTGCGGCGTGTGATCGCGATCGCGGTCATCCTCCGCCTGATCGCGGCCTTCAAGGTCTTCGACGTCATCTACGTGCTCACCCAGGGCGGTCCTGGGTCGATCACGGAGAGCCTGGCCTACTACACCTACGTTCAGGGATTCAGGTATTTCACCGTCGGCTACAGCGCCGCGCTCTCCTTTGTCAGCCTGGTCCTGGTGCTGGTGCTGGCCAAGCTGATCCTGGGGTACATGGAGAGGCCCGCGGTGCGGACCAGCTTCCGGGCGGCGCGCTGA
- a CDS encoding AarF/ABC1/UbiB kinase family protein, which yields MTGGAMPQSRLGRGAALARLALRVGGRYAARSPWLIFASVDRRRELRHDLALRTAEEVAEELGSMKGALMKLGQMASYVDDGMPETFRTTMSRLQHRAPPMSPELAASAVAEELGAAPSRVFARWDPVPFAAASIGQVHRAITRDGRAVAVKVQYPGIARSIASDLRNATLLRRLGAAAFPGLDTRSLIDELGARLREEVDYRLEAQSQELFARYYEAHPVIHVPHVVSGLSTARVLTSELVSGAGFDELMRWGQHERDLAAETIYRFVFRSLYRLHAFNGDPHPGNYLFHGGGRVSFLDFGLTKRFTDADLAPLVDAVRLLVIERDGEGFRAAMERAGFLQPGAPVATEVVVDRFGHFYGTVLRDAPMTITPAYASALVRRFFDARGPLAPYTDIPRPYVVMQRINLGLYAVLGSLNAGANWRRIAEEIWPFRSAPPSTPIGEAEARWERQRREPAAPRLGAGVWPAE from the coding sequence ATGACCGGCGGCGCCATGCCGCAGTCGCGGCTGGGCCGTGGCGCGGCGCTTGCCCGCCTGGCGTTGCGCGTCGGCGGCCGCTACGCGGCGCGGTCGCCATGGCTGATCTTCGCGTCGGTGGATCGTCGACGCGAGCTGCGCCACGACCTGGCCCTGCGCACGGCAGAGGAGGTCGCGGAGGAACTCGGCTCGATGAAGGGCGCCTTGATGAAGCTCGGCCAGATGGCCAGCTACGTCGACGACGGCATGCCGGAGACCTTCCGCACCACCATGTCGCGTCTCCAGCACCGGGCACCGCCGATGAGCCCCGAGCTGGCCGCCTCGGCGGTCGCCGAAGAGCTGGGAGCCGCCCCGAGCCGGGTCTTCGCCCGATGGGATCCCGTGCCGTTCGCCGCCGCCTCGATCGGGCAGGTGCATCGAGCCATCACTCGCGACGGCCGGGCCGTCGCGGTCAAGGTGCAGTACCCGGGAATCGCCCGCAGCATCGCCTCCGATCTGCGCAACGCCACCCTGCTGCGGCGCCTCGGCGCGGCGGCCTTTCCGGGCCTCGACACGCGGTCTCTGATCGACGAGCTGGGCGCGCGGTTGCGGGAGGAGGTCGACTACCGCCTGGAGGCCCAGAGCCAGGAGCTCTTCGCCCGCTACTACGAAGCCCACCCCGTCATCCACGTGCCCCACGTCGTGAGCGGGCTGAGCACGGCGCGTGTCCTGACCAGCGAGCTCGTGTCCGGAGCGGGCTTCGACGAGCTGATGCGCTGGGGCCAGCACGAGCGGGACCTGGCAGCGGAGACGATCTACCGTTTCGTTTTTCGCAGTCTGTACCGCCTTCACGCGTTCAACGGCGATCCCCATCCCGGCAACTATCTGTTTCACGGCGGGGGTCGGGTCAGCTTCCTTGATTTCGGGCTCACCAAGCGCTTCACCGACGCCGACCTCGCCCCGCTCGTGGACGCGGTGCGCCTTTTGGTCATCGAGCGCGACGGCGAAGGCTTTCGCGCCGCGATGGAGCGCGCCGGCTTCCTGCAGCCGGGGGCGCCTGTGGCCACGGAGGTGGTGGTCGACCGGTTCGGGCACTTCTACGGGACGGTGCTGCGCGACGCCCCGATGACGATCACGCCGGCTTACGCTTCGGCCCTCGTCCGGCGGTTCTTCGACGCCCGCGGCCCGCTGGCGCCGTACACCGACATCCCCCGACCCTACGTGGTCATGCAGCGCATCAACCTGGGTCTTTACGCCGTGCTCGGCAGCCTCAACGCCGGCGCCAACTGGCGCCGGATCGCCGAGGAGATCTGGCCCTTCCGATCGGCCCCGCCCTCGACGCCGATCGGGGAGGCCGAGGCGCGTTGGGAGCGGCAGCGCCGCGAGCCGGCAGCGCCGCGACTCGGCGCCGGTGTCTGGCCGGCGGAATAA